A genomic stretch from Deinococcus multiflagellatus includes:
- a CDS encoding twin-arginine translocase TatA/TatE family subunit: MSIGPLEIILLIVIIALVFGARKLPELGKGLGQGIKEFKRETRASEDRPVTDVPSRQLDPSTGAPLHTPAESVTERRG, from the coding sequence ATGTCAATTGGACCGCTGGAAATCATTCTGCTGATCGTGATCATCGCGCTGGTGTTCGGCGCCCGCAAGCTGCCGGAACTGGGCAAGGGCCTGGGCCAGGGCATCAAGGAATTCAAGCGCGAAACCCGCGCCAGCGAGGACCGCCCCGTGACCGACGTGCCCTCGCGCCAGCTGGACCCCAGCACGGGCGCGCCGCTGCACACCCCCGCCGAGTCTGTAACCGAACGGCGCGGCTGA
- the tatC gene encoding twin-arginine translocase subunit TatC, with the protein MSHGTNSQGGLASAPLFDHLDELRKRIIISLVFLVLGLVVAFQFRVQLIELLKEPLTYSKQYAAGNVKLVTLQLTEQLMLSLNISFWAGLALALPFILGQVWAFIAPGLYAHERRWALPFILGAGLSFLGGVLFAYKLVLPTMVPFLADFMAGAVEGNFSLGNYIGIITTFLIAFGLSFEMPILAVILTRIGIVNHVMLRRGWRIALVAIMVAAAIITPTPDPTNMLLVAVPLYALYELGVILSRAFRLPPPEESPALGL; encoded by the coding sequence ATGTCCCACGGCACCAATTCCCAGGGCGGGCTGGCCAGCGCCCCGCTGTTCGACCACCTTGATGAACTGCGCAAGCGCATCATCATCAGCCTCGTGTTTCTGGTGCTGGGCCTGGTGGTGGCGTTTCAGTTCCGGGTGCAGCTCATTGAACTGCTCAAAGAGCCGCTGACCTACTCCAAGCAGTACGCCGCCGGCAACGTCAAACTGGTGACCCTGCAGCTCACCGAACAGCTGATGCTCAGCCTGAATATCTCGTTCTGGGCGGGGCTGGCGCTGGCCCTGCCGTTCATTCTGGGGCAGGTGTGGGCCTTTATTGCGCCGGGCCTGTATGCCCACGAACGCCGCTGGGCGCTGCCCTTCATCCTGGGGGCGGGGCTGTCCTTCCTGGGCGGCGTGCTGTTCGCGTACAAGCTGGTGCTGCCCACCATGGTGCCCTTCCTGGCCGACTTTATGGCCGGGGCGGTCGAGGGCAATTTCAGCCTGGGAAACTACATCGGCATCATCACGACCTTTCTGATTGCCTTTGGGTTGTCCTTTGAAATGCCCATTCTGGCGGTGATCCTCACCCGCATCGGCATCGTGAACCACGTCATGCTGCGCAGGGGCTGGCGCATTGCGCTGGTGGCGATCATGGTGGCGGCGGCCATTATCACCCCCACGCCTGACCCCACGAACATGCTGCTGGTGGCCGTGCCCCTGTACGCCCTGTACGAACTGGGCGTGATTCTCTCGCGGGCCTTCCGCCTGCCGCCGCCCGAAGAAAGCCCGGCGCTGGGCCTGTAA